In one Shewanella loihica PV-4 genomic region, the following are encoded:
- the rimI gene encoding ribosomal protein S18-alanine N-acetyltransferase: MPMTLTLKTLSKEDAPKLHELESACHSFPMSLSNLETCFGRFYHVIGLFDDEEMLGFSILHQLFEDATLMDICVRPDAQGQGLGKRLTEALIELAATQGAERMMLEVRASNERAIALYRQMGFEQVGMRANYYQLEQGKEDAILMERLF; the protein is encoded by the coding sequence ATGCCTATGACGCTAACGCTTAAGACACTGAGCAAGGAAGACGCTCCTAAGTTGCATGAGCTGGAGTCGGCCTGCCATAGTTTCCCCATGTCGCTGAGTAACCTTGAGACCTGTTTCGGGCGTTTCTACCATGTTATCGGTCTCTTCGATGATGAGGAGATGTTGGGCTTCAGTATTCTGCACCAACTGTTCGAAGATGCCACCCTGATGGATATCTGCGTCAGGCCAGACGCTCAGGGGCAAGGTTTGGGTAAGCGCCTCACCGAGGCGTTAATCGAGCTGGCAGCCACTCAGGGGGCCGAACGTATGATGTTAGAGGTGAGGGCCTCTAATGAAAGGGCAATCGCCTTATATCGCCAGATGGGCTTCGAGCAGGTAGGAATGCGAGCCAACTATTATCAGCTGGAACAGGGGAAAGAAGACGCTATCTTGATGGAGCGTTTGTTCTAG
- the lipA gene encoding lipoyl synthase: MSRPERLQPGVKLRDADKVSRIPVKVVPSERETMLRKPDWLRVKLPASNQRIVDIKQALRKNGLHSVCEEASCPNLAECFNHGTATFMILGAICTRRCPFCDVAHGRPLKPDAEEPVKLAQTIRDMKLKYVVITSVDRDDLRDGGAQHFADCIREIRKLNPEIKIEILVPDFRGRIDAALEILATEPPDVFNHNLETAPKHYRKARPGANYQWSLDLLKKFKEQHPHIPTKSGLMMGLGETNEEIAEVLRDLRAHNVEMLTLGQYLQPSKFHLPVERYVPPAEFDELKDYAEEIGFTHAACGPMVRSSYHADLQAQGKEVK, translated from the coding sequence ATGAGTAGGCCTGAAAGATTACAACCCGGAGTCAAGTTACGCGATGCCGACAAGGTCTCTCGTATTCCGGTCAAGGTCGTGCCTTCCGAGCGCGAAACCATGCTACGCAAACCCGATTGGTTGAGAGTCAAGCTCCCGGCATCGAATCAACGTATCGTCGACATCAAACAAGCGCTGCGTAAGAACGGTCTGCACTCTGTATGTGAAGAGGCCTCCTGCCCTAACCTTGCCGAATGTTTTAACCATGGTACCGCTACCTTCATGATCTTGGGCGCCATCTGCACCCGTCGCTGCCCCTTCTGCGACGTGGCCCATGGTCGTCCACTCAAGCCTGATGCCGAAGAGCCGGTAAAACTGGCACAAACCATCAGAGACATGAAGCTGAAATATGTGGTGATCACCTCTGTGGATCGTGACGATCTGCGTGATGGTGGTGCCCAGCACTTTGCCGACTGTATTCGCGAGATCCGTAAGCTCAACCCAGAGATCAAGATTGAGATCTTGGTGCCCGACTTTAGGGGCCGCATCGACGCCGCCTTGGAGATTCTGGCCACAGAGCCACCCGATGTCTTCAATCACAACCTGGAAACTGCGCCTAAGCACTACCGTAAGGCTCGTCCAGGGGCGAACTACCAATGGTCACTGGATCTGTTGAAGAAATTCAAAGAACAACACCCACATATTCCGACTAAGTCGGGCCTGATGATGGGTCTGGGTGAGACCAACGAAGAGATCGCCGAGGTGCTTCGCGACCTGCGTGCGCACAATGTTGAGATGCTGACACTCGGTCAATACCTGCAGCCTTCTAAATTCCACCTGCCGGTAGAGCGTTACGTGCCGCCAGCCGAGTTTGACGAGCTGAAAGACTATGCCGAAGAGATAGGCTTTACCCATGCCGCTTGTGGTCCTATGGTGCGTTCTAGCTACCACGCCGACCTGCAGGCGCAAGGTAAAGAGGTTAAATAA
- the lipB gene encoding lipoyl(octanoyl) transferase LipB, translating to MKDTVLHIRHLGRQDYESVWHAMQEYTDNRDETSRDELWIVEHPPVFTQGQAGKSEHILNPGDIPVIQVDRGGQVTYHGPGQLVAYPLLDIKRLKIGVRQLVTDIEQSIVKMLALYGIEAYPKADAPGVYVEERKIASLGLRIRKGCSFHGLALNVDMDMSPFQRINPCGYAGLEMAQCKPLKGPQSVEEAGEKLIQTFSQELGYQHLEHHQGLTD from the coding sequence TTGAAAGATACGGTTTTACATATTCGTCATCTTGGTCGCCAGGATTACGAGTCGGTATGGCACGCCATGCAGGAATATACCGATAATCGCGATGAAACGAGCCGAGATGAGCTTTGGATAGTCGAACATCCTCCGGTGTTCACGCAGGGCCAGGCAGGCAAGAGTGAGCATATTCTCAACCCCGGTGATATCCCCGTCATTCAAGTCGACCGTGGTGGCCAAGTGACCTACCATGGCCCAGGGCAGTTAGTCGCCTACCCACTACTGGACATCAAGCGCCTCAAAATCGGCGTTCGCCAACTGGTGACCGACATAGAGCAGAGTATCGTCAAGATGCTCGCCCTCTATGGTATCGAAGCCTATCCTAAGGCCGATGCTCCTGGCGTCTATGTCGAGGAGCGCAAGATAGCCTCTCTGGGTCTGCGGATCCGTAAAGGCTGCTCCTTCCACGGCCTGGCACTAAACGTCGATATGGATATGTCCCCCTTTCAGCGCATCAACCCCTGCGGTTATGCCGGACTAGAGATGGCTCAATGTAAGCCGCTCAAGGGGCCACAAAGCGTCGAAGAAGCCGGCGAGAAACTGATACAAACCTTTAGCCAAGAATTGGGCTATCAACATCTAGAACATCATCAAGGGTTAACAGACTAA